The Primulina eburnea isolate SZY01 chromosome 8, ASM2296580v1, whole genome shotgun sequence genome contains a region encoding:
- the LOC140837998 gene encoding VQ motif-containing protein 22-like, with protein sequence MSTPNEWMQYQTSYISDISQIFPQPTADASFADSRNINLAPNYGRISKPLRRRSRASRRTPTTLFNTDTANFRSMVQRFTGAPSISTFSATPQPSGGGETFALDEAATAINHAPDPAAGFHMQYSHPLGQQQQVFTINRMQEGRGEAISSHAPPGFSSTTDHRNYDYYMM encoded by the coding sequence ATGTCCACCCCTAACGAATGGATGCAATACCAGACCAGTTACATTTCCGACATCAGCCAAATCTTTCCTCAGCCGACCGCCGACGCCTCCTTCGCCGACTCAAGGAATATTAACTTGGCCCCGAATTACGGCCGCATATCGAAGCCCCTCCGGCGTCGGTCGAGGGCCTCGCGGCGGACCCCTACCACCCTTTTCAACACAGACACCGCCAACTTCCGGTCCATGGTGCAGCGATTCACGGGGGCTCCCTCCATCTCGACTTTCTCTGCCACGCCTCAGCCCTCCGGTGGCGGCGAAACGTTCGCGCTTGATGAAGCTGCCACAGCTATTAATCATGCTCCTGATCCCGCCGCTGGGTTTCACATGCAGTATTCGCACCCCCTAGGACAGCAACAGCAAGTGTTCACGATAAATAGGATGCAGGAGGGCCGCGGCGAGGCCATTTCATCCCACGCTCCGCCGGGGTTCTCTAGCACTACAGATCATCGGAATTACGACTACTACATGATGTGA
- the LOC140838422 gene encoding choline-phosphate cytidylyltransferase 2-like, whose translation MGECGVGIAAEQTKTAIGYQHSNSVDPLATTDGPIRVYADGIYDLFHFGHARSLEQAKKLFPNTYLLVGCCNDEITHKFKGKTVMTDAERYESLRHCKWVDEVIPDAPWVINQEFLDKHQIDYVAHDSLPYADTSGAGKDVYEFVKAVGRFKETKRTDGISTSDIIMRIVKDYNQYVMRNLDRGYTRKELNVSYVKEKRLRVNLKLKKLQEKVKEHQEKIQTVARTAGMHPNVWVENADRWVAGFLEMFEEGCHKMGTAIRDRIQESLTGQRARRFLPYDSNESDSEDYYQDD comes from the exons ATGGGGGAGTGCGGTGTTGGAATTGCGGCAGAGCAGACGAAGACCGCCATCGGTTACCAGCACTCCAACTCCGTCGATCCACTTGCAACTACTGATGGCCCCATTCGTGTATACGCCGATGGAATCTACGATCTTTTCCATTTTGGCCACGCTCGCTCCCTAGAACAAGCTAAAAAGTT ATTCCCCAATACGTATTTGCTTGTCGGATGCTGCAATGATGAGATTACGCATAAGTTCAAGGGGAAGACTGTTATGACCGATGCTGAGCGTTATGAGTCTCTTCGCCATTGCAA GTGGGTTGATGAGGTCATCCCTGATGCGCCATGGGTGATAAATCAAGAATTCCTCGACAAGCACCAAATTGACTATGTGGCTCATGATTCTCTTCC TTATGCTGATACAAGTGGAGCTGGAAAGGATGTTTATGAATTT GTCAAAGCTGTGGGAAGATTTAAAGAGACTAAAAGGACTGATGGAATTTCAACATCAGACATTATAATGAGAATAGTGAAAGATTATAACCAATATGTTATGCGCAATTTGGATCGTGGCTATACAAGAAAGGAGCTTAATGTTAGCTATGTTAAG GAAAAACGACTGAGGGTGAATTTGAAACTGAAGAAGCTGCAAGAGAAAGTGAAGGAGCATCAAGAAAAG ATACAAACTGTTGCAAGAACAGCTGGCATGCATCCCAATGTTTGGGTTGAAAATGCTGATCGCTGGGTTGCCGGATTTCTTGAGATGTTTGAAGAAGGTTGTCATAAAATG GGAACGGCCATTAGGGATCGAATTCAAGAGAGCTTAACAGGACAACGGGCAAGGCGTTTCTTGCCCTATGATAGCAATGAGAGCGACAGTGAAGACTATTATCAAGACGATTAG
- the LOC140838421 gene encoding glucan endo-1,3-beta-glucosidase 3-like, whose amino-acid sequence MKFMEAFPVYLLLLIFSLHSIAECGGSIGVNYGRIANDLPSATKVVQLLKSQGLDRVKVYDTDPAVLKALSGSGIRITVNLPNELLSSAARRKSFASWWVLRNVAAYHPSTDIEAIAVGNEVFVDTHNTTRYLMPALYNIHDALVKYNLHEDIKLSSPIALSALQNSYPSSAGTFRPDLIEPVFKPMLEFLRKTGSKLMVNVYPFFAYESNADVIPLEYALSRENPGVVDAGNGLHYFTLFDAQIDAVFAAMSALNYDDVGIIVSETGWPSKGDSNEHGASVENAASYNGNLVRRVLTGGGTPMRPKENLTVFLFALFNENKKVGPTSERNFGLFYPNEKKVYEVPFTPEDLKSYKDIRPPGTGGEQRVSTASGETWCVAKMDAGKDKLQEGLDYACGEGGADCHPIQPGSTCFDPNTLEAHASYAFNSYYQKKGRGMGTCYFGGASYISTQHPKYGKCDFPTGY is encoded by the exons ATGAAATTCATGGAGGCTTTCCCCGTTTATCTCCTCTTACTAATCTTTTCTCTTCACTCAATTGCAG AATGTGGAGGTTCCATTGGTGTGAACTATGGCCGGATAGCTAACGACCTCCCATCGGCGACAAAGGTGGTGCAGCTCCTGAAATCGCAAGGTTTGGATAGGGTCAAGGTGTACGACACTGACCCGGCAGTTCTCAAGGCATTGTCCGGGTCGGGTATCAGAATCACCGTCAATCTTCCCAACGAACTCCTCTCATCCGCCGCCCGCCGCAAATCTTTCGCCTCTTGGTGGGTTCTCCGTAATGTCGCCGCCTACCACCCATCCACTGACATTGAAGCCATTGCAGTCGGGAATGAGGTCTTCGTCGACACTCACAACACCACTCGCTACTTGATGCCCGCGCTGTACAACATTCACGACGCACTGGTGAAGTACAACCTCCATGAAGACATCAAGCTGTCGTCTCCCATTGCACTCAGCGCGCTGCAGAATTCGTACCCTTCCTCCGCCGGTACGTTTCGGCCGGACTTGATCGAACCGGTGTTCAAACCCATGCTGGAGTTTCTGAGGAAAACCGGGTCCAAACTCATGGTAAATGTGTATCCATTCTTCGCTTACGAGTCCAATGCGGACGTCATACCGTTGGAATACGCCCTCTCCCGGGAGAATCCCGGGGTGGTGGACGCTGGCAACGGCCTGCACTATTTCACCCTCTTCGACGCTCAGATCGACGCCGTCTTCGCGGCCATGTCGGCTCTCAATTACGACGACGTCGGAATCATTGTCAGCGAAACCGGGTGGCCGTCCAAAGGCGACTCAAACGAGCACGGTGCTAGTGTAGAGAACGCCGCCTCGTACAACGGGAACCTAGTCCGCCGAGTTCTCACCGGCGGCGGGACTCCAATGCGACCGAAAGAAAACCTGACCGTGTTCCTGTTTGCCCTTTTCAACGAGAACAAGAAAGTGGGGCCCACGTCGGAGAGGAACTTCGGCCTGTTCTACCCCAACGAGAAGAAGGTTTACGAAGTTCCCTTCACGCCGGAAGATCTGAAGAGCTACAAAGACATCCGACCTCCGGGTACAGGCGGCGAGCAGAGAGTCTCGACGGCGAGCGGGGAGACGTGGTGCGTGGCGAAGATGGATGCCGGCAAAGACAAGCTGCAGGAGGGTCTAGACTACGCTTGTGGGGAAGGCGGCGCCGATTGCCATCCGATCCAGCCAGGTTCCACGTGTTTCGATCCTAACACACTCGAGGCTCACGCGTCGTACGCCTTCAACAGTTATTATCAGAAGAAGGGACGTGGCATGGGGACTTGCTATTTTGGTGGGGCCTCTTACATTTCCACTCAACACCCAA AGTATGGTAAATGCGACTTCCCTACTGGATACTGA